The Aggregicoccus sp. 17bor-14 genome window below encodes:
- a CDS encoding 16S rRNA (uracil(1498)-N(3))-methyltransferase, with translation MVRLFAPVPADAPAELVLGEERRHYLVHVLRLAEGDALEVFDGAGRAFDARVLAPAADGALRLSLGPAREAPARRALAVLQGLPKGDKLELVLQKGTELGAAAFYPVATRRSVVKVEALGDKRAESKTARWQKIAEEAARQSGRSDVPRVHPPQPLLEAARALPAGTQLLVLDEEERARPLGEAFRQLERHAPVALVVGPEGGLAREEVQALEALGARAVTLGRLVLRTETAALAALAVMGHLDGELG, from the coding sequence GTGGTCCGGCTCTTCGCCCCCGTGCCCGCGGACGCGCCCGCCGAGCTCGTGCTCGGCGAGGAGCGCCGCCACTACCTGGTGCACGTGCTGCGGCTCGCCGAGGGCGACGCGCTCGAGGTGTTCGACGGGGCGGGGCGCGCCTTCGACGCGCGCGTGCTGGCGCCTGCGGCGGACGGCGCGCTGCGGCTCAGCCTGGGCCCGGCGCGCGAGGCGCCCGCGCGCCGCGCGCTCGCCGTGCTGCAGGGGCTGCCCAAGGGCGACAAGCTGGAGCTGGTGCTGCAGAAGGGCACCGAGCTGGGCGCGGCCGCCTTCTACCCGGTGGCCACGCGCCGCAGCGTGGTGAAGGTGGAGGCGCTCGGGGACAAGCGCGCCGAGAGCAAGACGGCGCGCTGGCAGAAGATCGCCGAGGAGGCGGCGCGCCAGTCGGGGCGCAGCGACGTGCCGCGCGTGCACCCGCCGCAGCCCCTGCTGGAGGCGGCGCGCGCGCTGCCCGCGGGCACGCAGCTGCTGGTGCTCGACGAGGAGGAGCGCGCCCGGCCCCTGGGCGAGGCCTTCCGCCAGCTCGAGCGCCACGCGCCCGTGGCGCTGGTGGTGGGCCCGGAGGGCGGGCTCGCGCGGGAAGAGGTGCAGGCGCTCGAGGCCCTGGGCGCGCGCGCCGTCACCCTCGGGCGGCTGGTGCTGCGCACCGAGACGGCGGCGCTCGCCGCGCTCGCGGTGATGGGCCACCTGGACGGCGAGCTCGGCTAG
- a CDS encoding RDD family protein produces MRTPPAAAPASALPLAGPLPAARAPASGLPLAAAPAMAAPPPAPVAPAPVVAAVSAPAPAPATGVEVHARPASLWRRLLSFTVDAAVILGLAALYLVAASAITGLQGPRAELGGLDGLVLRARAYESILLPGLVLTVLLALVYCAVAAFLWNGRTLGRRLLGLRLVDTHGLAPAPTRAVVRAVLAGVSFAIFLGGFWLALFDRRGQTLHDKLTSTFVVQPS; encoded by the coding sequence GTGCGCACGCCGCCGGCCGCCGCCCCCGCGAGCGCGCTCCCGCTCGCCGGCCCGCTCCCTGCCGCGCGCGCCCCCGCGAGTGGGCTCCCGCTCGCCGCCGCGCCCGCCATGGCCGCGCCCCCTCCCGCGCCCGTCGCGCCGGCCCCGGTCGTGGCGGCCGTGAGCGCTCCGGCCCCCGCGCCCGCCACGGGCGTGGAGGTGCACGCGCGCCCCGCCTCGCTGTGGCGCCGGCTGCTCTCGTTCACGGTGGACGCGGCCGTCATCCTCGGCCTCGCCGCGCTCTACCTCGTCGCCGCCTCGGCCATCACCGGCCTGCAGGGGCCGCGCGCGGAGCTGGGCGGGCTGGACGGCCTGGTGCTGCGCGCGCGCGCCTACGAGTCCATCCTGCTGCCCGGGCTCGTGCTCACCGTGCTGCTCGCGCTGGTGTACTGCGCGGTCGCCGCCTTCCTCTGGAACGGCCGCACCCTGGGGCGCCGCCTGCTCGGCCTGCGCCTGGTGGACACCCATGGCCTCGCCCCTGCGCCCACGCGCGCGGTGGTGCGCGCGGTGCTCGCGGGCGTCTCCTTCGCGATCTTCCTCGGCGGCTTCTGGCTCGCGCTCTTCGACCGCCGCGGCCAGACGCTGCACGACAAGCTCACCTCCACTTTCGTGGTGCAACCGAGCTAA
- a CDS encoding GlsB/YeaQ/YmgE family stress response membrane protein → MGIIAFIIIGLIAGLIARAILPGRQSMGLVATTLLGMVGSLIGGLIGSLFRRDGQLFDLHPTGILMSVVGAIVVLLLVGAAGRRRVHA, encoded by the coding sequence ATGGGCATCATCGCATTCATCATCATCGGTCTGATCGCTGGGCTCATCGCGCGCGCCATCCTCCCGGGCCGTCAGAGCATGGGGCTCGTCGCCACCACGCTGCTGGGCATGGTCGGCTCCCTCATCGGTGGTCTCATCGGCTCTCTCTTCCGCCGCGACGGTCAGCTCTTCGACCTGCACCCGACCGGCATCCTGATGTCCGTGGTGGGCGCCATCGTCGTGCTGCTCCTGGTGGGCGCCGCCGGCCGTCGCCGCGTCCACGCGTAA
- a CDS encoding 50S ribosomal protein L11 methyltransferase: protein MASTYFSLTVELPEDQGESVQDLLHETGATGLEVRDREAPPMPGVRGPNPGECIVVAFYDSREEAEGAEGLVAEGFPTARLVLEEKAQEDWSNAWKALIKSVQVGRLWVGPPWEAEGAPKDKARLVIEPKMAFGTGDHPTTSLCLAAVDAFMAEHPGASVLDVGTGTGVLAIAAKRLGAGRVVGTDNDPMSVTLAQENAELNGTPTVELSGKELTEVQGPFDLVVANILANTLVELAPLIAPRVGKRLVLAGVLAHQRAEVEAAYRAHGLVPEAGGQIGDWVRLDFHREA, encoded by the coding sequence ATGGCTTCGACCTACTTCTCTCTCACCGTGGAGCTGCCCGAGGACCAGGGCGAGTCCGTCCAGGACCTGCTGCACGAGACCGGGGCCACCGGCCTCGAGGTGCGCGACCGCGAGGCGCCGCCCATGCCGGGCGTGCGCGGCCCGAACCCCGGCGAGTGCATCGTCGTCGCCTTCTACGACTCGCGCGAGGAGGCGGAAGGGGCCGAGGGGCTCGTCGCGGAGGGCTTCCCCACGGCGCGCCTGGTGCTCGAGGAGAAGGCGCAGGAGGACTGGAGCAACGCCTGGAAGGCGCTCATCAAGAGCGTGCAGGTGGGCCGGCTCTGGGTGGGCCCGCCGTGGGAGGCGGAAGGCGCGCCGAAGGACAAGGCGCGCCTGGTCATCGAGCCGAAGATGGCCTTCGGCACCGGCGACCACCCCACCACCTCGCTGTGCCTCGCCGCGGTGGACGCCTTCATGGCGGAGCACCCGGGCGCGAGCGTGCTGGACGTGGGCACCGGCACCGGCGTGCTCGCCATCGCCGCCAAGCGCCTCGGCGCGGGCCGCGTGGTGGGCACGGACAACGACCCGATGTCCGTCACGCTCGCCCAGGAGAACGCCGAGCTCAACGGCACGCCCACGGTGGAGCTCAGCGGCAAGGAGCTCACCGAGGTGCAGGGGCCCTTCGACCTCGTCGTGGCCAACATCCTCGCCAACACGCTCGTGGAGCTCGCCCCGCTCATCGCGCCGCGCGTCGGCAAGCGCCTGGTGCTCGCCGGCGTGCTCGCGCACCAGCGGGCCGAGGTCGAGGCGGCCTACCGCGCGCACGGGCTGGTGCCCGAGGCGGGCGGGCAGATCGGCGACTGGGTGCGGCTGGACTTCCACCGCGAGGCCTAG